The genome window ctgagaaaagtcaagcgtgcaatttttaaaattagAAATCAGCCAGAACTTACCAAGGTGTCTCACGTGCCACATGGGGTCAATGCTAGAGTGGCGTTTGTAAAAAACAATGAGGAGTGGAGGAGTGGTAACGCTATCTGCGAGGGTTTTACCGTATAGATCCTCCCTGAGAAAAGGAAAACATCACggttttaaaacaaagaaagagatTCACTGGATTAAATTTCAaggtacatgtacaatgacaacaaAGGTCTATTCTAAATTCATGTTTTGTAACTAACAGTaggatttttttcctttgtttgaaGTCCATTCATTATTGCGCCAGTCTGAGTCACTTACTGTGTGTTGAGCTCCATCCAGTGCTCCAGCTGCTGGGTGATGTTTTGGTTCTTCCATTCAGTCAAGTTGGCAATGAAGACCCCGGGATTGAAAGAGCAAGTGTTGGCTCTCATCCCCAGCTTCTTGATAGCTTCTTTCTTGAAATCCAAGAAGCCAATGTAATTATTCTGTTAACAGAGATTTGTCATCTAATTAAGCATCACAGTGTATGATATTCTTAACTTTTTGTTTTACTCTGAAAAGCTCTTGTGGGTCATGCCCACCTGATTTCCCGCACCACGAACAATGCCTTTGGCAGATGCCGAGTCACAGTCATCAGAGAAGGCTGCGGCATGTCCTGGTTTGAGGTTGGTTTCATAGAGCTCCTGAatgtcacctgagagccaacagaaaAGAATTTActggtcttaaaaaaaaaaaaaaaaaaaaaggggggccTCATTTCATAACCAAATCTCTTCATTTCTGGAGACTTCTCACCTTGTACAATGACATCATCGTCCAAATAGATAGCTTTCTCTGCTTCGGGAATGTAAGCAGGAAGATAAAACCTGGCAAAGGTCAgctgaaaaaaaatacagttaaaacaaGTTTTAGCTAGTGGGGAAGGCATGCAAACAACATGTGTATGCCTGTAGTTGTCTTACTAGTTTTGCAGCCTCCGGGGTCTGAGGATCCTTAGATATCTTCCCATTAAGTAACTCAGGCTTAAAAATTACTATCTTATATTTGACACTGTTTAGTCTAGTATTACTCAGCCATGCTctgtaaaataaagaaaaggacAGGTCAAATATGACCAAGTTCACAAACTCCCACCTTTCCGCACCTAAGGAGAGAGACGTGCTGAAATATCTTACTTTAAGTGAGCGACGGTTTCATTCAAGGTCACGATGTTGAAGACAACATTGGCTTTGCTGTTCCTGTACACACTGTTCATGGCAGCAACAACAGCACCAAGTCTGTCCTCAGCAGCGGTGATGAGAACAGGAATCTCCTCACCCGTCCTTGCCGAATTCAAGTCTGGAGACAGTTCAGACTCAAAGGGAAGAATCAGCCCTTCATCTGCACATAAAggcacatttaaaaatgcattacaTCAACTTTTTGTATGGCTTTACTTAAATTCACCTAACTGCTCCACGAAAGAGTGTGTGCCCCACACTACAGTGAAGACTCGAACACAGAGATAATGACCATACCTGGCTTTTCTGTGTGCAAAAAGTCACTGAGATTGAGGAGATTTCGCTGGACTATGATGAGGAAGGCAACAGCCAGCAGCACAAGAATGATCACGTTAACTGAAAGACACAGTAAGTATATAGTCCTCTCATTATTACTCTGCAAGTtttctatttctgcttttcacacACTCTGCAGAACTAGTTACAGCTAAGCTGCAAATGATTCAAACTGACCTACCTCTCCTCAGTCCCATAGTAATGATCTCATCCGTCCCTCCAGCAcgtgaaaggaaaagaaaacaaaccaaataatAAAAAGGTTAAAACATAAACATCAGAGGTGGTTTGCGCGCAGAAGGCGCAGGATCATCTGGCAGTTAATGAGGACTGCTGCTGTACCGCTGCGTGGCAGAAACCTCATAAACACGAGAAACCACCCGCAAACTAGCGGACATTAGCGTTGGCTTTTAGTacgttaaaacaaacaaaagttttgcaatttttgcaGAGTTTTAAGAAGAATTCACTTTGAAACCAAACTGCCAACTCAACATCATCAAATCCGCCCCATCCACACGCCTTCGCGTAGTAAGAGGTGTCTCTGATGTGCCTGACTGAAAAAACTACATCTTGTCGCGTTTTACTAACACAAACGTGTCATAAGCTacgtttatttatatatatatctatatatatatagatatatatatagatatatatatatatatatagatatatatatagatatatatatatatatatagatatatatatatatatatagatatatatagatagatatatagatatagatagatatagatagatatatagatagatatagatatagagatatatagatagatatagatatagagatatatatatatatatagatatatatatagatatatatatataactaaaATAATGGAGCCACATATTTTGACTGGCACTTGTGTGGCCAATCATACTAAACCCAAATTTGACTGTACCACGTACGGCTTCGTCCAATCCGTATGCGTTGTAGATCTTTGCGCTTGCGCGGTTTCCTCCGCTGTAATTGGGTCCTTTTCGTTTACAGACGTATCTTTTTGAAACCGGAAATTCAGTTCCTTCGATTTGTTCTCGCTAATTCTTTCAATTTTATGGTAGCTTATTTCATTTGGAAACATGCTGCCTATATTCAAGTCTATCCCCACGCATATGGTAAGCGGTAATTGGGTTATTTGATCAGAAACTGCACGGTCAGGCTCGCAC of Maylandia zebra isolate NMK-2024a linkage group LG5, Mzebra_GT3a, whole genome shotgun sequence contains these proteins:
- the glt8d1 gene encoding glycosyltransferase 8 domain-containing protein 1 — encoded protein: MGLRRVNVIILVLLAVAFLIIVQRNLLNLSDFLHTEKPDEGLILPFESELSPDLNSARTGEEIPVLITAAEDRLGAVVAAMNSVYRNSKANVVFNIVTLNETVAHLKAWLSNTRLNSVKYKIVIFKPELLNGKISKDPQTPEAAKLLTFARFYLPAYIPEAEKAIYLDDDVIVQGDIQELYETNLKPGHAAAFSDDCDSASAKGIVRGAGNQNNYIGFLDFKKEAIKKLGMRANTCSFNPGVFIANLTEWKNQNITQQLEHWMELNTQEDLYGKTLADSVTTPPLLIVFYKRHSSIDPMWHVRHLGVTGAGSRYSSQFVKAAKLLHWNGHYKPWGRGSSFTDVWDKWFIPDPTGKFHPVRRHTGDS